CAGGGTAAGTCGGGACCTAAGCCGAGGCGTAGAAGCGTAGGCGATGGACAACTGGTTGACATTCCAGTACCGCCCGGAGTCGATTGAGCAAGGGAGTGACACAGGAGGGAAGTTAAGCGCGAGGATGGAAAGTCGCGTCTAAGCTGGTAGGGAAGAGAGCAGGGAAAACCGCTTTCTTGAAACCTGAGAAGCGATGGGGAGCTGTTAGCAATAACGGCGAACTTAACGGGACCACACTGTCAAGAAAAGCTTCTAGCGAGACAAAGGGAGCCCGTACCGCAAACCGACACAGGTAGGCGGGGAGAGAATCCTAAGGTGCGCGGGAGAACCCTCGTTAAGGAACTCGGCAAAATGTCCCCGTAACTTCGGGAAAAGGGGAGCCTATAGTGTGAATACATGAAACGGTAGGAGCATAAGTAGGTTGCAAAAGAGAGGCCCAAGCGACTGTTTAGCACAAACATAGGTGCCTGCTAAAGCGAAAGCTGACGTATAGGTGCTGACACCTGCCCGGTGCCGGAAGGTTAAGAGGAATGCTTAGCGCAAGCGAAGGTATGAATTGAAGCCCCGGTAAACGGCGGCCGTAACTATAACGGTCCTAAGGTAGCGAAATTCCTTGTCGGGTAAGTTCCGACCCGCACGAAAGGTGTAACGACTTGGGCACTGTCTCAACGAGGGACCCGGTGAAATTGAAATACCTGTGAAGATGCAGGTTACCCGCGACTGGACAGAAAGACCCCATGGAGCTTTACTGCAACCTGACATTGAATTTTGGTAAAGAATGTACAGGATAGGTGGGAGACTAAGAAACATGTACGCCAGTATGTGTAGAGTCGATGTTGGGATACCACCCTTTCTTTACTAGAATTCTAACGGCAAGAGTAACGAACTTCCGGACAGTGTCAGGCGGGCAGTTTGACTGGGGCGGTCGCCTCCGAAAGAGTAACGGAGGCGCCCAAAGGTTCCCTCAGCGCGGTTGGAAATCGCGCGCAGAGTGCAAAGGCAGAAGGGAGCTTGACTGCGAGACAGACAAGTCGAGCAGGGACGAAAGTCGGGCTTAGTGATCCGGTGGTACCGAGTGGAAGGGCCATCGCTCAACGGATAAAAGCTACCCTGGGGATAACAGGCTAATCTCTCCCAAGAGTCCATATCGACGGGGAGGTTTGGCACCTCGATGTCGGCTCATCACATCCTGGGGCTGAAGTAGGTCCCAAGGGTTGGGCTGTTCGCCCATTAAAGTGGTACGTGAGCTGGGTTCAGAACGTCGTGAGACAGTTCGGTCCCTATCCATCGCGGGCGCAAGAGACTTGAAGGGAACTGCTCCTAGTACGAGAGGACCGGAGTGGACTGACCAATGGTGTACCAGTTATCCCGCCCGGGGTACAGCTGGGTAGCTACGTCGGGAAAGGATAAACGCTGAAAGCATCTAAGCGTGAAACCAGCCTTAAGATGAGGTCTCTCATTCGAAAGAAGTAAGGCCCCTTGCAGAAGACAAGGTAGATAGGCCAGGTGTGTAAGTGGAGCAATCCATTGAGCTGACTGGTACTAATAGGCCGAGGGCTTGACTTAAGCAGCGAACCAAATCTTTGCGAGTGATAGCGAGCAAAAAGATTTGTGTGAGTCGCTTAGTTCCGAGCGTTAGCGCGAGGAACATCATTAATCCTAAATGCGAACTTTCTTCTGTGTTGTTTTCAGGGAATAGATCCTTTATGGAATGTTTACCTGAATTAAATATCCGGTGGCGATAGCTAAGGGGATCCACCTGTTCCCATACCGAACACAGTAGTTAAGCCCTTAAACGCCGAAGGTACTTGGTTGGAAACGGCCCGGGAGATTAGGTAGTTGCCGGTTGATAAAGGTACTCACGATACGTGGGTGCTTTTGTTTTGCTTCAAAGATAATCATCAGCCCCCAGGTTAAGCCCTTAAATGCCTGTGGAAGATACTAACGTATCTCTGAATGTCTCCTGCGTGTCGCAGATAAGAGTCTCCAAGTACATGTGCTACACTTGCTGGATTTATCGCGTAAACACGGAGGACTTGGTTGGAAACGGCCCGGGAGATTAGGTAGTTGCCGGTTGATAAAGGCACTCATGAAAGTGGGTGCTTTTGTTTTGCTTCAAAGATAATCATCAGCCCCCAGGTTAAGCCCTTAAACGCCTGTGGAAGATACTAACGTATCTCTGAATGTCTCCTGCGTGTCGCAGATAAGAGTCTCCAAGTACATGTGCTACACTTGCTGGATTTATCGCGTAAACACGGAGGACTTGGTTGGAAACGGCCCGGGAGATTAGGTAGTTGCCGGTTGATAAAGGCACTCACGATATGTGGGTGCTTTTGTTTTGCTTCTTAAAATAATAATCAAGCTTCAAGGTAAGCTCAGAAACGACTGAGGGGAAAGGGATGATACTTCGTATCAATTAAGAAGAGGAATTTGCCGGTTTTTATCGAAAAATATACAACTAAAGTAATATTATACTTTAGGAGGTATGGTCATGAAGTTTCAGTATCCATTAATCAAGTCTCTGGTGATTGCAGACAGCCCGGCGTGTTTCGATATCTCACGACAGGTTGATGCGCCAAAGCAGCATTTTAAGAACCTTGATCAGGTAAAAAAGGGATCTCCCGAAGTACGGCGCGATATTTTAACATATTCGGAATGCTCTTGCCAGTGTACTTGCACTTGCACCTGCACCTGCGTATGTGAATGTACCTGTCAATGCAAATGTCAGTGCGAAACCCCAGGGTGCATAATAAAAATACCGTTTATATCCCCGGCTGAAAAGATCCTTTTTGGTAGCGGCTTCATGCTCAGGCGAGAAGAATTTGGCGGGTTATTGTTTGACATGAACAAGTTGACATCTTTTATATGTAATTTCGTTGCGTACGAAATATTGTCATACATTAAAGGTAAGGATCTATTGTATGCACATGATTTGATGGCCTTGGTCAATCACATAAAAAACGTATTCGAAGAGGTTCCGGGAGACGCTGAAGATATCGTGCGTCGGTTTATTTGTAGCTGCACCCAACATAGATTCTTGGAAGGAGCAACATCGTAATGGGAAGCATATCGCACCTTTCTTCTCCTATCCATATCTGGTGGGATATTACCCGCCAGTGTAACTTAAGGTGTTTGCATTGTTACTCTTGCGCTTCGCAGCGGTCTGAAACTGAACTCACAACGGAAGAAGTCTTCGGTATCATAGATCAATTGAAAGCTATGAACATAGGGTATGTATACATATTGGGCGGAGAACCCTTGCTGCGTTCGGATTTTGATATCATTTTGGATTATTTCTCCAAAGCGCAGATTCCGTTGATGTTAAACACAAATGGCTGGTTTGTTGACAATCATTGGGCAGAAAAAATATCCGAAAGTTCTGTAAAACAGTTGCGCTTTAGTGTAGACGGCTGTAATGCGGAGACTCATGACGCTCTCCGTCAAAAAAAGGGATCGTTTGAACGGGTTGTAAATGCTATCAAAATTTGCCGTGAAACAAGCATACCTCTTATAAGCTGTTCTTTTACGATTACCAAGCACAATATGCATGAAATACAACCCACAGTGGATCTTCTTGCAAAATTAGGGGTTGATCAGATACAGTTTGGTCCCATCTCCAACACTGGCCGAGCATCCGAACATCCGCAATTACTCCTTGAAGCCAATGACACACAGGGAATAGCTAACATTTTGTCTCAATGTATAAATGATTATGGTGATAAAATATTTATTTACAGTGTTGATGGCATTTATGACAAACCATGCACTCAATGCGTAAAAGAAGGAATGGTAAAACCTATGTTTATGGGATGCCTTGCCGGCAGAACTTGTTGTTGTATTGACTGGGAGGGTAAGGTAATTCCTTGTCTGTTGAAGCGGGAGCCTGTTGCCGGGAGTTTAAGAGAAACCCCGTTTCAAGATATTTGGGACCATGCGCCTGTTTTTAATTATATGCGAAGGCATCGCGGCGCGGAATATCCTGAATGTAATGAATGCATTTATGGCGACGTATGCGCTAGGGAGTGCCCCCTCGCACAAAGTCAGAAAACGTACGGATATCATGAACGCCGTGAGCGCATTCAATCCCTGCCTCTGGAAAACGCAGCTAAACCCGTTTCTTGCTCTTTGACAGGTTATTGCCACAACTCATTGAGATAATAAGCTATAGTGTCGCATTTATGATCTGTATCGTCATTAAATAGAAACATTGATAAAATTCGCCTTTAATAAACGATAAGAAATATTAAAAAAAAATTAAAAGCAATTGGTTGTTATTATAACACAAATTGCTTTTAATTACCAGTTAAATTTTTTTATTTGTGTCTTGCTAGAAATTTTAACACTCTTGCACCGGTATTGCGCACGCTCCGCAGCGGGGCAATGCTTATTTTAACACGTGGACGCATATCCTTTTGTGAGCCAAAATCGCCGCGGAGAATGTTTGTGGTTTTGGTTTTAGCGGGTTTCAAGAAGCGCTTAAGAACAGATACGGCCTTATTAGGGCGAGTGTGATCGCCGCGAGTAAAGACATCTACTGCTGCGTATCCAAGCTCCGGGTAGGTATGGATGCCCATGTGGCTTTCAGCCAATAAGGCCAGGATAGTGAGGCCATGTGGTTCAAACTTGTGGTAGGACAACTCAAGTAGGGTCATATTTGCTTCTTGTGCAGCAGCGAGCAGAGCATTTTTTATATAATCCAGATCGTCGAGGCTTGCAAAACTGCAGCCGTACATATCTACGGTTACGTGTTTACCAATAACCTTCACAATGCATCGTCCCTTCCAAACTCTAATATTCATTATGCTGAATGCGATGGGAAGTATACTATAAGGCGTATATTTTTCGAAAATCGCTTGGGAAAATATACATCAACTATAGGGAACGCATTAGAGAATTGAAATTATATCCGGGTATTTAGGAACGCTTCGACGCTGCCGCTTAACCTTAGCTTATCCTAATACCCGGATATAAATTTTTAATGCGACATATATGGCATAATGAGCGATTATTGGTCAGAAATATAATGAATTATGCGGTTTTCATTATAATTCTCCTCCAAGGAAAAGTAAAGAGTATTTTCGTTATTTTTATGCAAAATATTGTTAACATCTTAAATACTTATATGTGGATTTGTTAAAAAACTTATTTGAAAATAGTATTTCAAAATTAAGCAGGAAAATTATTAGGAGATAGAATATATAAATAAGTATAGGAGGGGTTTAAGATGAATAATATTGAACTGGCGGAAGGCATATATTATGTGGGGGCCGTAGACTGGAATCTCCGGGATTTTCACGGCTATACAACAACACGCGGCGTTACCTATAACGCGTATCTGATTATAGATGAAAAAGTTTGTCTTATCGACAATGTTAAGGCTCCCTTTTCCCAGGAACTAATTGAACGCATTAGTCAAATCGTAGACCCGGCCAAAATTGACTATGTGGTTACAAATCACATTGAGCCTGACCATTCCGGGTCGCTGCCGGCTATCATGGCCAGGGCGCCGCAGGCGAAAGTCATTATAACGGATCACGGGCAAACGGGTATTCAAAAGCATTATCAACAGAACTACGACTTTCGCGTAGTTAAGGAAGGAGATACTTTAAAGCTGGGGCGGCATGAGTTAAAGTTTATTCCTTTGCCGATGCTGCACTGGCCTGATTCCATGGCTACCTATTTGCCGGGAGAACAAATTCTTTTTTCCAATGATGCTTTTGGTCAGCATATTTGCACTACCAAGCGTTTCGATGACGAAAACAACCTCCACGATGAATTGTACGAGGCTGAGAAGTATTATGCCAATATCATAATGCCGTTTGGTAAAATTGTGCTGAAAGCCCTTGAAAAATGCAAGGAACTGCCGATTAAAATGATTGCTCCCAGTCATGGAATCGTGTGGCGGAGTCATATACCTGAAATTCTTGCAAAGTATGCCATGTGGGGCAAGGGCATTAATGTAGCAAAAGTAATAATTGCCTATGACAGTATGTGGGGAAGCACCGAGCAAATGGCCCGCCGGATTTTAGAAGGGGTTGCCGCGGCGGGAGTACAGGGTAGTTTTTATAAAATGGCAGTATCCGACCGGAGTGAGGTGATCAGAGACATCTTAACAGCGGGAGGCTTGCTGATTGGCTCTTCAACCTTAAACAACGGTGTATTGCCGAACATTGCTGCACTTTTACTATATCTGAAGGGGTTAAGACCCGCTAACAAAATAGGGGCTGGTTTTGGCGCCTATGGCTGGGGCGGCGGCGCCCAAGCAACTATCGAAGAATTGC
This window of the Methylomusa anaerophila genome carries:
- the speD gene encoding adenosylmethionine decarboxylase, with the translated sequence MKVIGKHVTVDMYGCSFASLDDLDYIKNALLAAAQEANMTLLELSYHKFEPHGLTILALLAESHMGIHTYPELGYAAVDVFTRGDHTRPNKAVSVLKRFLKPAKTKTTNILRGDFGSQKDMRPRVKISIAPLRSVRNTGARVLKFLARHK
- a CDS encoding FprA family A-type flavoprotein, which translates into the protein MNNIELAEGIYYVGAVDWNLRDFHGYTTTRGVTYNAYLIIDEKVCLIDNVKAPFSQELIERISQIVDPAKIDYVVTNHIEPDHSGSLPAIMARAPQAKVIITDHGQTGIQKHYQQNYDFRVVKEGDTLKLGRHELKFIPLPMLHWPDSMATYLPGEQILFSNDAFGQHICTTKRFDDENNLHDELYEAEKYYANIIMPFGKIVLKALEKCKELPIKMIAPSHGIVWRSHIPEILAKYAMWGKGINVAKVIIAYDSMWGSTEQMARRILEGVAAAGVQGSFYKMAVSDRSEVIRDILTAGGLLIGSSTLNNGVLPNIAALLLYLKGLRPANKIGAGFGAYGWGGGAQATIEELLAKAGVAVQEPGLTLKWVPDKEELNKCFEFGLTFGQKVLASIAEKR
- a CDS encoding radical SAM/SPASM domain-containing protein — encoded protein: MGSISHLSSPIHIWWDITRQCNLRCLHCYSCASQRSETELTTEEVFGIIDQLKAMNIGYVYILGGEPLLRSDFDIILDYFSKAQIPLMLNTNGWFVDNHWAEKISESSVKQLRFSVDGCNAETHDALRQKKGSFERVVNAIKICRETSIPLISCSFTITKHNMHEIQPTVDLLAKLGVDQIQFGPISNTGRASEHPQLLLEANDTQGIANILSQCINDYGDKIFIYSVDGIYDKPCTQCVKEGMVKPMFMGCLAGRTCCCIDWEGKVIPCLLKREPVAGSLRETPFQDIWDHAPVFNYMRRHRGAEYPECNECIYGDVCARECPLAQSQKTYGYHERRERIQSLPLENAAKPVSCSLTGYCHNSLR